In Methermicoccus shengliensis DSM 18856, a single genomic region encodes these proteins:
- the rfbD gene encoding dTDP-4-dehydrorhamnose reductase yields MFVTGGSGLLGNKIAEIALERGYDVYSGYCNHKPEFGKAVKFDLTDANSIVRAINDVKPDVIIHTAALTDVDRCEVDKDLAYKINVEGTKIIAEMARKFNSFLIYISTDYVFDGNKGLYKEEDETNPVNYYGYTKLLGEKYCQDFCIARTCVIYGAKPASGKVNFALWLINKLENGESVRIVIDQYITPTLNTNLARMLLEIAERKITGIFHLAGATRVSRFEFVKEIARVFGLDESLIIPSRMDEINWIAKRPRDSSLDTSKATKYLNERPYTLSRALKILKEEVV; encoded by the coding sequence ATGTTTGTTACGGGCGGTAGCGGTCTGCTTGGAAATAAAATAGCCGAAATAGCTCTAGAGAGAGGTTATGATGTCTACTCTGGATACTGTAACCATAAGCCAGAATTTGGTAAAGCAGTTAAATTTGATTTAACCGATGCTAATAGTATTGTAAGAGCTATCAACGATGTAAAGCCAGATGTGATCATACATACGGCAGCTTTGACAGATGTTGATAGATGCGAGGTTGATAAGGATTTAGCTTACAAAATAAATGTTGAAGGGACTAAAATTATAGCAGAGATGGCAAGAAAATTTAATTCATTCTTAATATATATTTCAACTGACTATGTCTTTGATGGAAATAAAGGATTATACAAGGAAGAAGATGAGACGAATCCTGTGAATTATTACGGTTATACAAAGCTGTTGGGAGAAAAATACTGTCAAGACTTCTGTATTGCGAGGACTTGTGTTATATACGGGGCGAAGCCAGCAAGCGGTAAGGTTAATTTTGCTCTATGGTTGATCAACAAGCTTGAAAATGGAGAAAGTGTTAGAATCGTCATTGATCAATATATTACACCAACACTAAACACAAATCTTGCCAGAATGTTGCTGGAGATTGCCGAGAGGAAAATTACAGGAATCTTTCACTTGGCTGGGGCTACAAGGGTTTCGAGGTTCGAATTTGTTAAAGAGATTGCAAGAGTATTTGGATTAGATGAGAGTTTAATTATTCCTTCAAGGATGGATGAGATAAATTGGATTGCAAAAAGGCCGAGAGATTCATCTCTTGATACATCCAAAGCTACAAAATATTTGAATGAGAGACCATATACACTCAGTAGGGCTTTGAAAATATTAAAGGAGGAGGTTGTATAA
- the rfbB gene encoding dTDP-glucose 4,6-dehydratase, with amino-acid sequence MKVLVTGGLGFIGSNFIGYILDKYSDIEVINVDALKYGSNPNNLRDVKNDERCSFVKGDISDYELMSKLVRDVDIVVNYAAESHVDRSISNPYSFLQSNVIGVFTILEAIRKNNPDAKLVHVGTDEVYGDIIKGSFKEEDRLKPSSPYSASKAAADMFVLAYVRTYGLHAMITRCTNNYGPYQFPEKLIPKTVIRASMNLKVPIYGTGKNVRDWIYVLDHCEAIDLVMREGEKGEIYNISSGEEKTNLEVVKTILDLIGKDESLIEFVEDRPGHDIRYSLDSSKIREELGWKPKHSFKEGIRKTVEWYLENEWWWKPLADEKVLHPTPWKLEW; translated from the coding sequence ATGAAAGTGCTGGTTACAGGTGGTTTGGGATTTATAGGAAGCAACTTCATAGGGTATATCTTGGATAAGTATTCGGATATTGAAGTTATTAATGTAGATGCCCTAAAATACGGATCAAACCCGAACAATCTGAGAGATGTCAAGAACGATGAAAGATGCTCCTTTGTAAAAGGTGATATTTCAGATTATGAGCTGATGTCTAAGCTTGTAAGAGATGTTGACATTGTGGTGAATTATGCAGCTGAATCACACGTTGATAGAAGCATATCTAATCCATATTCTTTCTTGCAGAGTAATGTCATTGGAGTTTTTACGATATTAGAAGCTATAAGAAAAAATAATCCAGATGCTAAGCTCGTTCATGTTGGTACAGACGAAGTATATGGGGATATTATAAAAGGTTCTTTTAAAGAGGAAGATAGGTTAAAACCTTCTTCACCATATTCAGCGAGTAAGGCTGCTGCAGATATGTTCGTTTTAGCCTATGTAAGGACTTACGGATTGCACGCTATGATTACGAGATGCACAAATAACTATGGACCCTATCAGTTTCCAGAGAAGCTGATTCCTAAGACAGTTATTAGAGCATCGATGAATCTAAAGGTGCCCATTTATGGAACTGGCAAAAACGTCAGAGACTGGATTTATGTTTTAGATCACTGTGAAGCAATAGATTTGGTGATGAGGGAAGGAGAGAAAGGTGAGATATACAATATCTCAAGTGGAGAAGAGAAGACAAACTTGGAAGTCGTGAAAACTATTCTTGATCTCATAGGTAAGGATGAAAGCTTGATCGAGTTCGTTGAAGACAGACCGGGACACGATATAAGATACAGTTTAGATTCCTCAAAGATAAGAGAAGAATTGGGTTGGAAACCCAAGCACAGCTTTAAGGAAGGGATAAGAAAGACTGTGGAATGGTATCTCGAAAACGAGTGGTGGTGGAAGCCCTTAGCTGACGAAAAAGTGTTGCATCCGACTCCATGGAAACTTGAGTGGTAA
- a CDS encoding glucose-1-phosphate thymidylyltransferase — protein sequence MKALILSGGHGTRLRPLTYSQQKQLIPVANKPVLFYAIEDVIEAGIKDIGIIVGPNKEQVMETVNSVDWDAEIEFIYQGEPKGLAHAILVAEEFLDNEEFVMYLGDNILRGGIVDHANKFKELNPDSLILLTEVDEPQRFGVAELDENGRVKKLVEKPKVPPSNYALVGVYFFKPIIIEACKNIKPSWRNELEITDAIQWLIDNGYRVEASIVEGWWKDTGKPEDILEANRLILDDIQPKNEGKAENSRIMGRVVIESGTVIKDSVIKGPCVVGKNCRIVNSYIGPYTSIGNNCEIEGTEIEDSVIMDGSKIINAGRFVESLIGRNVKIQECNSKPRGYRFIVGDNSDIVL from the coding sequence ATGAAAGCTCTGATTCTTTCCGGTGGACATGGAACTCGCCTCCGTCCCCTGACATATTCTCAACAGAAACAGCTCATTCCGGTAGCGAACAAGCCAGTTTTATTCTATGCTATAGAAGACGTAATAGAAGCCGGGATAAAAGACATAGGAATCATCGTAGGTCCGAACAAAGAGCAGGTCATGGAAACAGTTAATTCAGTTGATTGGGATGCGGAAATAGAATTCATATACCAGGGTGAACCTAAGGGTTTGGCACATGCGATTTTAGTGGCTGAGGAATTTCTTGATAACGAAGAATTCGTAATGTATCTGGGTGATAATATCCTTAGAGGTGGTATTGTTGATCATGCTAACAAGTTCAAGGAGTTGAATCCTGATTCACTCATCCTGCTTACAGAGGTTGATGAACCTCAGCGTTTTGGTGTTGCTGAGTTAGATGAAAATGGTAGAGTGAAAAAGCTAGTAGAGAAGCCCAAAGTTCCACCGTCTAACTATGCCTTAGTTGGAGTATACTTCTTTAAACCCATAATTATAGAGGCTTGTAAGAACATCAAACCTTCTTGGCGTAATGAGCTTGAGATTACAGATGCAATCCAATGGCTTATCGATAACGGCTACAGGGTTGAGGCGTCGATTGTTGAAGGATGGTGGAAAGACACAGGAAAGCCAGAAGACATATTGGAGGCAAACAGACTAATCTTGGATGATATACAGCCAAAAAATGAGGGTAAAGCTGAGAATTCAAGGATTATGGGTAGAGTTGTAATTGAGTCTGGGACGGTGATAAAAGATTCTGTTATTAAGGGACCTTGCGTTGTAGGTAAGAACTGTCGGATCGTAAATTCATACATAGGCCCCTATACATCTATAGGCAACAACTGCGAGATAGAAGGGACTGAAATAGAGGATAGCGTTATTATGGACGGAAGCAAGATAATAAATGCTGGAAGATTTGTCGAAAGCTTGATCGGTAGAAATGTTAAGATTCAGGAGTGCAATTCCAAACCGAGAGGATATAGATTTATAGTTGGCGACAATTCAGACATTGTGTTGTGA
- a CDS encoding IS630 family transposase (programmed frameshift) — translation MGRKRVYEVVKHLPPEELDKRIKKLEKDTRILKRLYFIRHLYRGMSVEEAADLVGVTKATGYAWLKRWNSSGYEGLIPEFGGGRPSKLTEEQKEKLKEILKEREWTTKEVQELIEAEFGVSYSSWQVRRILKSFGMKYAKPYQKDYRKPDNAEDTLKNLDEAEIGDDVIGFVDEMAVEANANTARLWSFGKPVKRVATYVKAKVSGFYSLNGESLIEFPESNKAEDFVSFLRRIMEANPEKRIVIILDNFRTHHAKKVREEAERLNIMPVYPPPYSPDLNPIENVWKSVKRVVSETSPLNKEELKETIAKAFKKLTKSISFAKSWIEKFLGDKFKMLCT, via the exons CAGAAGAACTCGATAAAAGGATCAAAAAGCTCGAAAAAGACACGAGGATTCTGAAGAGGCTTTACTTCATAAGACACCTCTATAGAGGGATGAGCGTTGAGGAAGCTGCCGACTTAGTAGGAGTTACGAAAGCGACAGGCTACGCATGGCTTAAGAGATGGAATTCCAGCGGCTACGAAGGCTTAATTCCGGAGTTTGGAGGAGGAAGACCCTCCAAACTTACGGAAGAGCAAAAAGAGAAACTGAAAGAAATACTCAAGGAGAGAGAATGGACGACGAAAGAAGTTCAGGAGCTAATTGAGGCTGAGTTTGGAGTTTCTTACTCTTCATGGCAAGTTAGGAGAATTCTAAAATCTTTTGGCATGAAGTACGCCAAGCCCTATCAGAAGGACTACAGGAAACCAGATAATGCAGAAGACACTTTA AAAAACTTAGATGAGGCTGAAATCGGCGATGACGTAATAGGATTCGTTGATGAGATGGCTGTTGAAGCAAACGCAAATACAGCAAGGCTGTGGAGTTTTGGAAAGCCGGTTAAAAGGGTTGCCACGTACGTCAAAGCTAAGGTTTCAGGATTCTACAGCTTGAACGGAGAAAGCTTGATAGAGTTTCCTGAGAGTAACAAGGCTGAAGATTTCGTGTCTTTTCTCAGGAGGATAATGGAAGCAAATCCTGAAAAAAGGATCGTAATCATTTTAGACAATTTCAGGACGCATCATGCTAAGAAGGTGAGAGAAGAGGCTGAGAGGCTGAATATTATGCCGGTTTACCCCCCTCCTTATTCTCCAGATTTGAATCCAATTGAAAACGTCTGGAAGAGCGTTAAAAGAGTTGTTTCTGAGACATCTCCGCTGAATAAGGAAGAACTGAAGGAGACGATTGCTAAGGCCTTCAAAAAACTGACAAAGTCAATATCATTTGCAAAGAGCTGGATTGAGAAGTTCTTGGGTGATAAGTTTAAGATGTTGTGCACTTAA
- a CDS encoding NAD-dependent epimerase/dehydratase family protein translates to MLDSIDVVVDMAALSNDPAGELEPEKTMEINCEGRRRVARLAKERGVERYILASSCSVYGFQEGVLDECSPTNPLTTYARANLMAEESLSLADEHFTPVVLRQATVYGLSPRMRFDLAINGMVLGFYKHGRIPIQRDGTQWRPFVHVRDTSRAFLMCMEAQEDRVSGQIFNVGSNEQNYQIMPLARLIAESIGVPFEYEWYGSADARSYRVSFDKIRRVLGFKPELTPREGAREVYTALREGVVKDDPRTITVAWYRHLLEMQRFLREVELEGRLL, encoded by the coding sequence CTGCTCGATTCCATAGATGTGGTGGTGGATATGGCAGCTCTCTCCAACGACCCAGCGGGAGAGCTCGAGCCAGAAAAGACGATGGAGATCAACTGTGAGGGCAGAAGGAGGGTGGCGAGACTTGCAAAGGAGAGAGGGGTGGAGCGCTACATCCTCGCAAGCTCGTGCAGTGTGTACGGCTTTCAGGAGGGCGTGCTCGATGAGTGCTCGCCCACCAATCCGCTCACCACGTATGCGAGGGCGAACCTCATGGCAGAGGAGAGCCTCTCTCTGGCTGATGAGCACTTTACACCCGTGGTGCTCAGGCAGGCAACGGTGTATGGGCTCTCTCCGAGGATGAGGTTCGACCTCGCCATCAACGGCATGGTGCTGGGCTTTTACAAACACGGCAGGATTCCCATACAGCGGGATGGCACCCAGTGGAGACCATTTGTGCACGTGAGGGACACCAGCAGGGCATTTCTCATGTGCATGGAGGCACAGGAGGACAGGGTGAGCGGGCAGATATTCAACGTGGGCTCAAACGAGCAGAACTATCAAATCATGCCCCTCGCCCGCCTCATCGCCGAGTCCATAGGCGTGCCCTTCGAGTACGAGTGGTATGGCTCTGCGGACGCCAGAAGCTATCGCGTGAGCTTTGACAAAATCAGGAGGGTTCTGGGCTTTAAGCCCGAGCTCACGCCCAGAGAGGGAGCACGCGAGGTGTACACCGCCCTGAGGGAAGGGGTGGTGAAGGACGACCCGAGGACGATTACTGTGGCATGGTATCGGCACCTGCTCGAGATGCAGCGTTTCTTGCGGGAGGTGGAGCTGGAGGGAAGGCTGCTATGA
- a CDS encoding dTDP-4-dehydrorhamnose 3,5-epimerase family protein has translation MLPGIVIKPLKRFADERGFFTEIMRKDWEDIFQDEIVQANLSITYPGIVRAWHKHERGQVDYFVCIKGAIKIAARFHRCGGGYGSSLQRPSGRARARKDDGDQL, from the coding sequence ATGCTTCCTGGTATTGTTATCAAGCCCTTAAAGAGATTTGCAGATGAAAGGGGATTTTTTACTGAAATAATGCGTAAGGATTGGGAGGATATTTTTCAGGATGAAATAGTTCAAGCAAACTTGTCAATTACATATCCAGGAATTGTTAGAGCTTGGCATAAGCATGAAAGAGGACAAGTTGATTACTTCGTCTGCATTAAAGGAGCTATCAAGATCGCTGCTCGATTCCATAGATGTGGTGGTGGATATGGCAGCTCTCTCCAACGACCCAGCGGGAGAGCTCGAGCCAGAAAAGACGATGGAGATCAACTGTGA